The following coding sequences lie in one Acropora palmata chromosome 3, jaAcrPala1.3, whole genome shotgun sequence genomic window:
- the LOC141877568 gene encoding divergent protein kinase domain 1C-like isoform X2: protein MECKDFNEGITGGNLCNDLCKNNQLVLHDCQAHKNTTIVFFGAWNNKQVVFKTKEKPQNFIPLKDLIFNEFNENPTHVQNQGKYYKRFISHVFEHVINELSVEKLRETMTPHSTLELLWHPFTVGKLSWADMSALWRLIQRDEFIKLQLLQDMKHIPKVYGFCGSFYAMEQVTPLSDCGPSLLIKPIPWKKRVNISMDFLELSKEFSKSSLGHLYHCDVQPSNFGITKDEHIVATDIDHVFASKLIKNFLEEPTCESDSQCDFFDCKGLCNQSAHHCSRNILTNNLQEICKYIFVSSWIDPGLLQRAPVFAQNKLSSILNECASEKLLPWKHKKEARIYRQLKKILTELAEE from the exons tgcaagGATTTCAATGAAGGCATCACTGGAGGTAATCTATGCAATGACTTGTGCAAAAACAACCAACTGGTTCTTCATGACTGCCAGGCACATAAAAACACCACTATTGTGTTCTTTGGGGCCTGGAACAATAAACAAGTTGTTttcaagacaaaagaaaagcctCAGAATTTTATACCCTTGAAGGATCTGATCTTCAATGAATTTAATG AAAACCCAACACATGTACAGAACCAAGGAAAATATTATAAACGTTTCATTTCACATGTGTTTGAACACGTCATTAATGAACTGTCTGTGGAGAAACTAAGGGAGACTATGACACCACACAGTACATTGGAACTACTTTGGCATCCCTTTACAGTTGGAAAACTATCATGGGCTGATATGTCAGCCTTGTGGCGCTTAATTCAAAGAGATGAATTCATCAAGCTACAGCTTCTGCAAGACATGAAACACATTCCAAAAGTGTATGGTTTTTGTGGAAGTTTCTATGCAATGGAGCAAGTGACTCCATTGAGTGACTGTGGGCCTTCACTGCTCATAAAGCCAATTCCCTGGAAAAAACGCGTCAACATTTCAATGGACTTTTTAGAACTTTCAAAAGAGTTCTCAAAGTCAAGCTTGGGACATCTTTATCATTGCGATGTCCAGCCCAGCAATTTTGGCATTACCAAAGATGAGCACATTGTTGCCACAGACATTGACCATGTATTTGCCTCCAAGCTAATTAAGAACTTCCTAGAAGAACCAACATGTGAAAGTGATTCACAATGTGACTTCTTTGATTGTAAGGGTTTGTGCAACCAATCAGCTCATCACTGCTCAAGAAATATTCTAACAAATAACTTACAG GAAATttgcaaatatatttttgtgtCAAGTTGGATTGACCCAGGATTGTTGCAGAGAGCACCAGtctttgctcagaacaaattaTCCAGCATTTTAAATGAGTGTGCATCTGAAAAGCTGTTACCATGGAAACACAAGAAAGAGGCTAGAATATACAGACAGCTGAAGAAAATTCTCACTGAACTTGCAGAAGAGTAG